A genomic window from Chelonoidis abingdonii isolate Lonesome George chromosome 26, CheloAbing_2.0, whole genome shotgun sequence includes:
- the HOXC12 gene encoding homeobox protein Hox-C12, translated as MGEHNLLNPGFVGPLVNIHTGDTFYFPNFRASGGQLPGLPSLSYPRRDNVCSLPWASSEPCNGYPQPYLSSPVSINPSFSRACDLARVEESKCYYREACSETASLKREERVRDNALMPLEPGIPNGMSGNFSKYDYPASETVSHDPPSCQSLESDSSSSLLNEGNKGSSSEPATMVSPINQGTNLSTGGAPWYPMHTRSRKKRKPYSKLQLSELEGEFMVNEFITRQRRRELSDRLNLSDQQVKIWFQNRRMKKKRLLLREQALSFF; from the exons ATGGGCGAGCATAATCTCCTTAATCCTGGGTTTGTGGGACCTTTGGTGAACATCCACACGGGAGACACCTTCTACTTCCCCAATTTCAGAGCTTCCGGAGGACAGCTGCCTGGCTTGCCGTCTCTCTCCTACCCGAGAAGGGACAATGTTTGTTCTTTGCCCTGGGCATCCTCCGAGCCCTGCAACGGATACCCCCAGCCCTATCTCAGCAGCCCCGTGTCCATTAACCCTTCTTTCAGCAGAGCATGCGACCTAGCTAGAGTGGAGGAGAGCAAATGCTACTACAGGGAGGCTTGCTCCGAGACTGCCAGCCTCAAGAGGGAGGAAAGGGTCAGGGACAATGCTTTGATGCCACTTGAACCTGGGATTCCCAATGGAATGAGCGGTAATTTCAGCAAATATGACTATCCGGCGTCTGAGACTGTGTCCCACGACCCCCCTTCTTGTCAATCCTTGGAGTCAGACTCCAGCTCATCCTTGCTCAATGAGGGGAATAAGGGCTCGTCCAGCGAACCAGCCACAATGGTCTCGCCTATCAACCAAGGAACCAATCTGTCCACTGGTG GTGCTCCTTGGTACCCGATGCATACAAGGTCCCGGAAAAAGCGAAAACCCTATTCCAAGCTGCAGctatcagagctggaaggggaGTTTATGGTCAACGAATTCATTACCCGCCAAAGAAGGAGGGAGCTCTCAGACCGATTAAACCTGAGTGATCAGCAAGTGAAGATTTGGTTCCAGAACCGACGcatgaaaaagaaaagactgCTTCTGAGGGAGcaagctctttctttcttttaa
- the HOXC13 gene encoding homeobox protein Hox-C13 encodes MTTSLILHPRWADTFMYVYEENPNENNQNKTPAMEALSANCPASHCRDIITLGRHSSTIGTHQGSVYTDIPAPEAARQCPPPPAASNATLGYGYPFGGSYYGCRLSHSHNVNLQQKPCSYHPAEKYPEPSGSIPSEELPSRAKEFAFYPSFASSYQAVPGYLDVSVVPGISGHPEPRHDALLPMEGYQHWAFSNGWDGQVYCSKEQSQSTHLWKSPFPDVVPLQPEVSSYRRGRKKRVPYTKIQLKELEKEYAASKFITKEKRRRISAATNLSERQVTIWFQNRRVKEKKVVSKSKTPHLHAT; translated from the exons ATGACGACTTCACTGATCCTGCATCCACGCTGGGCGGATACCTTTATGTACGTGTATGAGGAAAACCCGAATGAAAATAACCAGAATAAAACCCCAGCCATGGAGGCGCTAAGTGCGAACTGCCCAGCGAGCCACTGCAGGGATATAATAACTTTGGGTCGCCATTCCAGCACCATTGGGACTCACCAGGGTTCTGTCTACACGGATATACCCGCTCCGGAAGCTGCCAGGCAGTGCCCTCCGCCACCAGCTGCTTCCAACGCCACGCTGGGCTACGGCTACCCCTTTGGAGGCAGCTATTATGGGTGCAGATTGTCTCATTCCCACAACGTGAACTTGCAACAAAAACCTTGTTCCTACCACCCGGCAGAAAAGTACCCCGAACCCAGCGGTTCCATCCCCAGCGAAGAACTACCTTCAAGGGCCAAAGAGTTTGCTTTTTACCCCAGCTTTGCCAGCTCCTACCAAGCGGTCCCTGGTTACTTGGACGTGTCAGTTGTGCCAGGTATCAGCGGCCACCCCGAACCGAGGCATGACGCTTTGCTTCCCATGGAAGGATACCAGCACTGGGCTTTTTCCAATGGTTGGGATGGGCAGGTCTACTGCTCCAAAGAGCAGTCACAGTCTACCCATCTCTGGAAGTCACCTTTCCCAG ATGTGGTACCTCTCCAGCCAGAAGTGAGCAGCTACCGTAGGGGCCGGAAGAAAAGGGTCCCTTACACGAAAATCCAATTGAAAGAACTAGAAAAAGAGTATGCAGCCAGCAAGTTCATTACCAAAGAGAAGCGAAGGAGAATTTCGGCTGCCACCAACCTTTCTGAACGGCAAGTCACTATCTGGTTCCAGAACCGCAGGGTCAAAGAGAAAAAGGTAGTGAGCAAATCTAAGACACCTCACCTTCACGCTACCTGA